Proteins encoded in a region of the Magallana gigas chromosome 8, xbMagGiga1.1, whole genome shotgun sequence genome:
- the LOC117690362 gene encoding ankyrin repeat and KH domain-containing protein 1-like → MEFHAKTCLTFLGIICSSLLQLLDSRKLEGYEFPVYSTEFCPRNKSEWDQRSSAISCTDKNGYMCLPNENRTELLEFCYIYSQTPIENDLCLFLIKRYSRVDAYNCRNFSYGCPDSTYFSSEIFKYPSCSQIENGCFLADSTCKSHIPENVQNDTRTTTYPQETAVFMEETTMYINETMVHIPRQNDQSNDRIPLIIFGAFLGVLIPICVTFLLYFSYKRIIQKYRRNNDVEDRDEEELKLLHERQHDRTAYNRDFSYRDIFEEWQQEDRFFVPTKASKQVENKIKQQHLVIATGRSGSGKSVIIHHIALNFREKNWTLKLVMRVEEILNICPTKSKTLFVLNDPIGKESFDELLYNSWQTYEEILTSILKKDKLLMTCRKNVLFDSRVKGIISDKINIVDIDDGLYKFTWDEKRQIINRYTSDINLSDEEFFEIIKTEDYFPLLCKFYFSKNKCQNVGLRFFKDPFKCLIAEISAYKHTIKEKYCALFLLVLFNNNLCVNDLLETNLSENKYKHALKLCGIDKNTSPDTIEHNLDSLKGFMVRKIGDKYQFYHDFVMEVIFHIFGRNYLAEIIKYSDIGFLRRRVTLSSDKERKDPHIINVDGRNINSLGKRLFIEIFRGRILDVVLNPCLRQTKVTESFIKELTNHPEKLKLLLKQMIYEEKPNERKQKFMLSKLSFLVLSDEISPLCALIVCGHTNLSVHILKALKSTQTNFIGHSLFPAVCCNGSTVLFNMFFKDHINEYMMEKWDDFYPIHIASMFHNPEVLLELLQIGVDVNLRTDDENELTPLILASGNDTQESGFPKQSHRISTVHLLLKNGADINLSCNHGNTALNISCCNGQDSIAKTLLDHGADINICDTEGCSPLYNASRNGHDSIVELLLGNGADLNIYSNYGFSPLYAAIQKGHDRVIKILLNHGADIQVCSKYGDTTLNIACYNGHENMVQLLLDRGANVNLCGKNRASALAKACEHGYDKIVQLLLGKGADISLCMENGDSPLFKACQNGHVRTVEILLENSANINFYNKNGISPLFIACQNGHERTVHQLLRNGADVNLYMNDRVSPLFVACQNQFDNIVRILLKNKANINLCKTNGASPLYKACQNGKDNIVQLLLDYGADINLCDENGISPLFVACYNRSYSTAEVLVKNQADINFCNKDGASALYKACQNGHDQTVQFLLQHGADINLCDNNGFSPLHETCRNKHEYIVKVLLSNGAKINLQSNHGDTALNLCCCNRLDSIAKILLDHGADINLSDIEGCSPLYDAAQNGHDCIVELLLDNGADLNLYSNYGYGALYVAVQKGYDKVAQALLKRGADINLCSKYGDTPLNIASNNGHKRMVQLLLDHGAKVNFCGQNKTSPLAEACKHGRDEIVHLLLSKGADINLCTEDGASSLFIACQNGHCNTVQILLKTGAKINLCKKNGASPLFIACKNGHESIVKHILQNKADVNLCMNDGISPLYVACQNQLNNIVHILLEYEANINMCMPNGTSPLYKACQNGQDSVVQLLLNNRADINLRDENGIGPLYVACQNGKDSTVQLLLKHDADVNLCDENGISPFYVACQNGWVNTVKLLLKNKANINFCNKDGASALYKACQNGHDRTVEFLLQNGADINLCDTNGLRPLHKATQSNNRYISQLLIRSGAKINLRSNYGDTALNISCCNGQKSIAKMLLDHGADINLGDIEGSSPLYNAAQNGHDSIVELLLNNGADLNLYSHYGFGPLYLAIQKGYDRVVQVLLRHGADINLCSQYGDTPLTLACYNGNDSIVQLLHRRGANINVPGKNGTSPLLIACQNGHDSIVLYLLKSKADINLCDQKGCCPLYKACQNGHETTVQILLRNEANVNLCMNNGESPINIAYRKGYLHIVHTLLENGANFSYAIK, encoded by the exons ATGGAATTTCATGCAAAAACGTGCCTTACGTTTTTAGGAATAATCTGTTCTTCTCTTCTCCAGCTTCTGGACagt agaaagCTGGAAGGTTATGAGTTCCCGGTGTATTCAACTGAGTTTTGTCCTAGAAACAAGTCAGAGTGGGATCAAAGGTCATCAGCTATCAGCTGTACAGACAAGAATGGATACATGTGTCTACCTAACGAAAATCGCACTGAGCTGTTAGAATTCTGCTATATATATAGTCAAACACCGATTGAAAATg ACCTGTGTCTATTTTTAATCAAACGCTACTCAAGAGTTGATGCATACAACTGCAGAAATTTTAGCTATGGATGCCCTGACTCCACTTATTTCTCCTCTGAAATCTTTAAAT ACCCAAGTTGTAGTCAGATTGAAAATGGTTGTTTTTTGGCAGATTCAACATGTAAAAG CCATATACCTGAGAATGTTCAGAATGACACTAGAACAACAACTTATCCTCAGGAAACAGCAGTATTCATGGAAGAAACAACAATGTATATAAATGAAACGATGGTACATATACCAAGACAGAATGATCAAAGCAACGACAGAATTCCTCTGATCATATTTGGTGCTTTTTTAGGAGTTCTCATCCCTATATGTGTCacatttttgctgtatttttCCTATAAAAGAA TAATTCAAAAGTACAGAAGGAATAATGATGTAGAAGATCGTGATGAGGAAGAACTTAAACTATTACATGAACGTCAACACGATAGGACAGCATACAACAGag aCTTTTCATACAGGGACATATTTGAGGAATGGCAACAGGAAGACAGGTTCTTTGTTCCGACAAAAGCAAGCAAAcaagttgaaaataaaataaaacaacaacatttgGTTATTGCGACAGGGCGCTCGGGATCTGGAAAGTCGGTCATCATCCACCACATTGCTCTCAactttagagaaaaaaattggacTTTGAAACTCGTCATGAGAGTAGAGGAAATCTTAAACATATGTCCAACAAAGAGCAAAACTTTATTTGTTCTTAATGACCCAATTGGCAAAGAATCCTTTGatgaattattatataattcatGGCAAACATATGAAGAGATCTTGACATCCATCTTAAAGAAGGACAAACTTCTGATGACGTGTAGGAAAAATGTTCTCTTCGATAGCAGGGTAAAAGGAATTATCAGTGACAAGATAAATATTGTAGATATTGATGATGGTCTATATAAATTTACTTGGGATGAGAAACGACAAATAATAAACAGATACACATCTGATATCAATTTATCCGACGAGGagttttttgaaataattaaaactgaagACTACTTTCCGCTGTTATGTAAATTCTACTTTAGCAAAAACAAATGCCAAAATGTAGGATTAAGATTTTTCAAAGAcccttttaaatgtttaatagcAGAAATAAGTGCATACAAACACACAATCAAAGAAAAGTATTGTGCTCTGTTTCTTCTTgtactttttaataataatcTCTGTGTGAATGATCTTCTAGAAACTAATTTAtctgaaaacaaatacaaacatGCATTAAAACTTTGTGGAATTGATAAAAACACAAGCCCTGACACAATTGAACACAATCTTGATTCTTTAAAAGGATTTATGGTCAGGAAAATTGGTGACAAGTACCAGTTTTATCACGATTTTGTCATGGAAGTTATTTTCCACATTTTTGGAAGAAATTATCTTGCCGAAATAATTAAATACTCTGACATCGGTTTCCTTCGGAGAAGAGTTACATTAAGTAGTGATAAAGAACGCAAAGATCCACATATTATAAATGTAGATGGTAGAAACATCAATTCACTTGGAAAAAGACTTTTTATTGAGATTTTTAGAGGTCGAATATTAGATGTTGTTCTCAATCCATGTTTGAGGCAAACGAAAGTGACCGAATCTTTTATAAAAGAACTAACAAATCATCctgaaaagttaaaattattacttaaacaaatgatttatgaagaaaaaccaaatgaacgaaaacaaaaattcatgttgtcaaaactttcatttttagtTTTAAGTGATGAAATTTCGCCCCTTTGCGCCCTTATAGTGTGTGGTCACACCAATTTGTCTGTGCATATTTTAAAAGCTCTAAAAAGTActcaaacaaattttatagGACATTCTTTGTTTCCTGCAGTGTGTTGTAATGGTTCAACGGTattgtttaacatgttttttaaagacCATATTAATGAATATATGATGGAGAAATGGGACGATTTCTATCCTATTCACATTGCATCTATGTTCCACAATCCTGAAGTGTTATTGGAATTGCTTCAAATTGGTGTCGATGTTAATTTGCGAACGGACGATGAAAATGAATTGACTCCTTTGATCTTAGCATCCGGAAACGATACCCAAGAAAGTGGTTTTCCAAAACAATCACACCGCATTTCAACAGTACACCTATTATTGAAGaatggagcagatattaatttatcCTGCAATCACGGTAACACAGCTCTTAATATATCTTGTTGTAATGGACAGGATAGCATTGCAAAAACGTTACTAGATCATGGAGCAGATATCAATATTTGTGATACTGAAGGATGCAGTCCTCTTTATAATGCTTCTCGAAATGGGCATGATAGCATCGTTGAACTCTTACTAGGCAATGGAGCtgacttaaatatatatagtaattaCGGATTTAGTCCTCTCTATGCAGCGATACAAAAAGGACATGATAgggttataaaaatattacttaaTCATGGAGCTGACATTCAAGTTTGCAGCAAATACGGTGATACTACTCTCAATATAGCTTGTTATAATGGACACGAGAATATGGTACAATTATTACTGGATCGAGGAGCAAACGTCAATTTGTGCGGTAAAAACAGAGCCAGTGCTCTAGCTAAAGCCTGTGAACATGGGTATGATAaaattgtacaacttttacttgGTAAGGGGGCAGATATAAGTTTATGTATGGAGAATGGAGACAGTCCGCTCTTtaaagcttgtcaaaacggacacgTTAGAACTGTAGAAATCTTATTGGAAAATAgtgcaaatattaatttttacaataaaaatggaatcagtcctctctttatagcttgtcaaaacgggcATGAAAGAACTGTTCACCAGTTACTAAGAAATGGAGCAGATGTTAATTTATACATGAACGACAGAGTTAGTCCTCTTTTTGTGGCCTGTCAAAACCAATTTGACAATATTGTcagaattttattgaaaaataaagcaAACATTAATTTGTGCAAGACAAATGGAGCCAGTCCACTTTAcaaagcttgtcaaaacggaaaGGATAACATTGTACAACTATTACTAGATTATGGAGCAGACATCAATTTATGTGATGAAAACGGAATTAGTCCTCTCTTTGTAGCTTGCTATAACCGATCTTATAGCACTGCAGAAGTCTTAGTTAAAAATCAAGcagatatcaatttttgtaataaaGATGGGGCCAGTGCTCTATAcaaagcttgtcaaaacggacacgATCAAACAGTTCAATTTTTGCTCCAAcatggagcagatattaatctCTGCGATAACAACGGTTTTAGTCCTCTTCATGAAACTTGTCGgaacaaacatgaatatatCGTTAAAGTTTTGCTCAGTAATGGAGCAAAAATCAACTTGCAAAGCAATCATGGTGATACAGCTCTTAATTTATGCTGTTGTAATAGACTGGATAGCATTGCAAAGATTTTACTAGATCATGGAGCAGATATCAATCTCAGTGATATTGAAGGATGTAGTCCTCTCTATGATGCTGCACAAAACGGCCATGATTGCATCGTTGAACTTTTATTAGACAATGGAGCCGATTTGAATCTATATAGTAATTACGGATATGGTGCACTATATGTAGCAGTACAAAAAGGATACGATAAAGTTGCACAAGCATTGCTTAAACGTGGAGctgacattaatttatgtagcAAATACGGAGATACTCCTCTCAACATAGCAAGTAATAATGGACATAAACGTATGGTACAATTATTGCTCGATCATGGAGCTAAAGTTAATTTTTGtggacaaaacaaaacaagtccTCTTGCTGAGGCTTGCAAACATGGACGTGATGAAATTGTTCATTTGTTATTAAGTAAGGGGGCAGACATAAATTTATGTACGGAGGACGGTGCCAGTTCGCTCTTTATAGCTTGTCAGAACGGACATTGTAACACAGTACAAATCCTGTTGAAAACTGGTGCAAagattaatttatgcaagaaaaatGGAGCCAGTCCGCTGTTCATAGCTTGTAAAAACGGACATGAAAGCATTGTCAAACATATACTTCAGAATAAGGCAGATGTCAATTTATGTATGAACGACGGAATAAGTCCTCTTTATGTCGCCTGTCAAAACCAGTTGAACAATATTGTGCACATTTTATTAGAATATGAGGCAAACATTAATATGTGCATGCCAAATGGAACCAGTCCTCTTTAcaaagcttgtcaaaacggacaggATAGCGTTGTACAGCTATTACTAAATAATAGAGCAGATATCAATCTACGTGATGAAAATGGAATTGGTCCTCTCTAtgtagcttgtcaaaacggaaaAGATAGCAccgtacaacttttactgaaaCATGATGCAGACGTCAATCTATGTGATGAAAACGGAATTAGTCCTTTCTATGTAGCTTGTCAAAATGGATGGGTTAATACTGTAAAACTGCTACTTAAGAATAAAGCAAACATAaacttttgcaataaagatGGTGCCAGTGCTCTATAtaaagcttgtcaaaacggacacgATAGAACAGTTgaatttcttttacaaaatgGGGCAGATATAAATCTCTGTGATACAAACGGATTAAGGCCTCTCCATAAAGCTACTCAGAGCAACAATAGATACATATCACAACTTTTAATCAGGAGTGGAGCCAAAATCAACTTACGTAGCAATTACGGCGACACTGCTCTTAATATATCTTGTTGCAATGGACAGAAAAGCATTGCAAAAATGTTGCTGGATCATGGAGCAGATATCAATCTCGGTGATATTGAAGGAAGCAGTCCTCTCTATAATGCTGCACAAAACGGCCATGATAGCATCGTGGAACTTTTACTGAACAATGGAGCCGACTTAAATCTATATAGTCATTATGGATTTGGTCCTCTTTATTTAGCGATACAAAAAGGATATGATCGGGTTGTACAAGTATTACTTAGGCATGGAGCTGACATTAACTTGTGTAGCCAATACGGTGATACTCCTCTTACTTTAGCTTGTTATAATGGAAATGATAGCATTGTACAATTGTTACATCGTAGAGGAGCTAACATAAATGTGCCTGGAAAAAATGGAACAAGTCCTTTATTAATAGCTTGCCAAAATGGACATGACAGCATTGTACTTTATTTACTGAAGAGTAAAGCAGATATCAATTTGTGCGATCAAAAAGGTTGTTGTCCTCTTTAtaaagcttgtcaaaatggaCACGAAACCACAGTACAAATTCTACTGAGAAATGAAGCAAATGTTAATTTATGTATGAATAATGGCGAAAGTCCTATCAATATCGCTTATCGAAAGGGATATCTTCATATCGTACACACATTGCTGGAAAATGGAGCAAACTTTAGTTATGCAATTAAATAG